One stretch of Zootoca vivipara chromosome 8, rZooViv1.1, whole genome shotgun sequence DNA includes these proteins:
- the PPDPFL gene encoding pancreatic progenitor cell differentiation and proliferation factor-like protein codes for MAAVPSAGCLLAKNQYYRTRLNSDSSVSSSSSSCCSEPTNSLDQEKMHHGLPEVFERCWWIKSFFHCEPMPQNVGRKTLSASSANS; via the exons ATGGCAGCTGTGCCTTCTGCTGGGTGCCTTCTGGCCAAGAACCAGTACTACAGAA CACGACTGAATTCTGACTCTAGTGTTTCTTCAAGCAGTTCATCTTGCTGCTCTGAACCCACAAACTCCTTGGACCAGGAAAAAATGCATCATG GGTTACCTGAAGTGTTTGAAAGATGCTGGTGGATAAAAAGCTTTTTCCACTGTGAGCCAATGCCTCAGAATGTAGGCAGGAAAACATTGTCAGCCAGCAG TGCTAACAGCTGA